One Gemmatimonadaceae bacterium genomic window, CTCCTTTGTCATTCGGCAGCGGATTCGGGAGGTGCTGACTGACGAACAGGAATCCTGGCTCCGGATGCGCCGCATCGCCTTGCTGCTGTTCATGACCCGCGCGGAGGCCGAACGCACTTGGTCAGGTCGTCAGGTGCTGCCGCAGTAGTGTCAAGACGTCGCACGCCTGACTGGCGCGACCCGACGGCCGGAGGAGCTCGCTCACTCCCTTATCGCCGGAAGAGGTAGCTGGCTTTCAGGAAGAAGGCGTCGTCGCGGCGCACGAGGTGCTCGAACCGCATTGGTTCGGGCTCGGTCATGCGCGCGCCGTATCCTACATAGAATACGGTGCCGGGCTGCGGCTGGTACAGGACCAGCCAGTCCACGCGGAAGGCATTGCTGCGATACGCGCCGGCGCTCGCCCAGCCGCCGGCGCTGCGCCGCAACAGCGGATACCCCGTGCGTCCCTCGTCCCGCAGGTCGAGCATCGCCTCGCTGACGTACTCGCCGATGACCCGCGCCGAAAGCGCGCGCGTGGCCTGATACTCCAGCTTCAGGCGCGGATTCCGGAACAGTCCGACGGCGCCGCCGCCGTGCTTGCGGTCGTACTCCTGCATCTGGTACGTCGCGCTCAGCCGCAGCTGTTCGGAGGCCCGCAACTCCGCGCCCACCTGGACGAAGACAATATCGGCCGACGCCCACTCGTAGAAATTCTCGTCCTGCCCCCACAGCAGCAGCGTGTTGAACTGCAGCCAGCGAAACTGCGGCGACGCGACCCGAACGGCGTAATCGCGATTCGGGAGGCGCGGCGTCCCCGTGAACGGCAGGGTGTCGATGCCGCCGCCGGGGCGCGGGGCCGCGATGCGGTAGAGCGCGCCATAGTATCGGGGGTCGTAGCCGAAGCTCTCGAGCAGCCAGGACAGCCCGACGTTCCACCCACCGCGCATATTGGCGTCGAGATTGAAGTGCAACTGCTTGTCACGCGCATCGCCGCGCTCGAGGAAGCGGTCGTAAAACCAGACGCCGCCGATCTGCATGTTCGGCGTCACCGTCTCCAGCCACCCGCCCGCCGGCCGGAAATGCGTGTACCGCGGGTGGATGCTCAGATGCGTTTGTCCGACGCGCCGCAGGAAGCCGCTCTCGGTGCGAAAGTCGGGGTGGAGGCCCGTGAGACTGGTGGTCCACCCGAAGGCGCGCCCGTTGCGTGACGTCCGCAGGTCCCACAACGGCGCGCTGACCGTGCGCCCGTCGCGCTCGGTGCGCGAGCCGGCCGCCTGCAGGCTCGCCGAGTAGATGCGTCCGCGCACCACGTTCACGTCGACGTCGAGCACCCGATTGCTGTTGCCGCCGTCCACGCGGTCGGTGTACAGCACGCCGGCGCGCCCCTGCGCGCCGAGGTCGCGCGTGAGGCGCAGGATGTTGAACAGCGGCCGGTCACGCCCCGTGGTGCTCGCGGCGCGATCGTCCAACGCGGACAGGTAGCCGAGGTTGGTCGCGCCGACCTTGCCAGTGAGCTTCATCGCCGCCACGGGCTGCACCACCCGGCGCGTGTAGACGAGACCGTTGGGCGCACGCAGCTGCTCGATGCCATCCAGGAAGAAGGGACGCTTCTCCGGATAGGAGAGGGCTTGTCGGGGATCGTACACAAACTGCCCCTCGTCGGCCTCGACCTGCGAAAAATCGGGGTTCACGGCGCCGTTGAGGGTGAGGTTGTTGGTGATTCCCCACCTAACGTTGGCGCCGACGTCGGGATCGTTGCCGCGATACGTCCAGCGGCCGTCGGCGTCACTCGGCCGGCCATTCACGCGATCGGTGACTTCCGGGGTCAGGTCGAGCACGAGCCCGCGGCGCATGCCAGTCAGTCCCGTCAGCCGTCCCGACTGCGCGAGGAACGAGGCGCCGGCCCGCTGCGCCGGCGCCCAGCTGTCCTCGGAGCCGGCGTGCTGCACCACCCGCGTCACATTCAGCCCCCACGCCTGCGAGGCGGCCGACTGGTAGCGCAGGGACTTGAATGGCACCCGCACCTCGACCTCGTAGCCCCACGACGTCAGTCGCCCCTTCGACTGAAAGACGAAGTCGGGGCTGAAGTCCACGCTCTCGCGCGATTGCACGCGATTCATGAAGCTGCTGGTCGCGAGCTGCCCCGCCTCCTTCAGCACCCCGTCGGCCTGGACGCCAAGCGGATTGACCATCAGGACGGTGGCCTGCCGTCCATCATTGAACGTGCCGATCAGCAGCTGCACATAGTCGTCGCTGTCGATGCGGTCGCGCTCGGCGAGCGTGGCGCGCACCTCGCCGTGCGCCTCGAAGGCGCGGATGCCGAAGTGCATGGCGGTCGGCGAATACCAGACGAGCACCTCGGTGCTGTCCAGCGCCGCGATGCCGTCCTTCGGCGAGAACTGCGAGAAGCCGGTGAGCCGCGCCGCGCGCGACCAGGCGGGCTCGTCGAGCACGCCATCCACCGTGATGGTCGCCTCGATGCGCGGCGGCGCCACCGCGACCTCGCCCCGCCGGCCGTGGTGGACCAGCGTCGAGTCGGCCGGCGGCAGCTGCAGCGCGGTCAACGAGGCAAGGACGGCAAGGATCGTCGGCAGCATGATGGGGGAGTGCGGGGGGACTGCACCCTTACGCAAGCGGCGCGCGAGATGCTGACATAAGTTAGCACCTCATGGAGACCATGAACTTCGCCGCGATCCCGACGCCCAAGGGGCCGGAGGAACAGGGCGACCTCGGCTTTGGCGCCGTCGTCTCGACCGCGAGCCGGAAACGCCTGCTGAACCAGGACGGCAGCTTCAACGTGCGGCGCGTGGGCTTGCCGTGGACGGAGGTGGTCAGTCTCTACCACAGCGCCCTGACGCTGACCTGGCCCGCCTTCTTTGGCTGGGTGGTGCTGATCTACCTCGGCATCAACCTCGTCTTCGCGGTGCTGTACCTGCTGTGCGGCAGCAGCGCCATCGTCGGACCCGACATCGCCTCGATGGGCGGGGCCTTCGGGCGCGCCTTCTTCTTCTCGGTGGAGACCTTCGCCACCATCGGGTACGGCAACATCAGCCCGCACGGGCTGGCGCCGCACCTGGTCATGACCGTCGAGGCGCTCGTCGGCGTGCTGGCCCAGGCGCTGATCACCGGCCTCTTCTTCGCCCGTTTCGCCCGCCCGACCGCGCAGATCACGTTCAGCCGGCACGCGGTCATCGCGCCGTTCCGCGACGGCAAGGCGCTGATGATCCGCATGGCGAACCGTCGCAAGAACGAGCTCATCGAGCTCAAGGCCTCGCTTTCCTTCTCGTTCCTGGACAGCTCGAGTGGCGTGGCCATGCGCCGCTATCGTCCGCTCACGCTGGACCGCGGCGAAGTCACCTTCTTCCCGCTCGCGTGGACCATCGTGCACCCCATCACCCCCGCGAGTCCGCTCTGGGGCCTCGACGCGGCGGCGCTGCAGGAGAAGGACGCGGAGATCCTGCTTCTCCTCTCGGGGACGGACGACACGTTCGCGACGACGGTGCACGCCCGCACCTCGTACAAGCCCCACGAGCTGCGCTGGGACGCGAAGTTCACGAACATCTTCAACCCGCCCGACGCGGCGGGCGTGATGTCGCTCGACATCAGCCGCCTCGACGAGGTGCAGCCCGTCGCCTGAGGCGCCTCGCCCGTTGAGGCACGGCGGGGGAGGCCGGCTGGCCTCCCCCGCGCCACATCACCCGTCGGCGTGCTTGTCGGTGTGCCGCGCCGCCACGTGGTGTGGCTTGCGGCGCTTGGGCTTGCGGGCGGCGAGGATCGTTCCGCGGCAATGCTTCGTCCCGCAGAAACAGGCGTAGCGCGCCTCGTCCGCCGCCGTCTCGGTGCCGTCGCGCTCGTAGGCGTAGTCGTAGAAGAGCTCGGCGCCCTTGGAGATGGGACGGATCGCACAGATGAACACCCGGCCGCGCGTGATGACGGCCTCGCAGTTCGGCGTGCACGAGTGGTTGATGAAACGGGCATCGTTGCCGCCCACCGACGCATCGATCACCGTCTGCCGCGACACCGAGAACAGGAAGGTGTGGTGCCGTGTCATCGTCGCGTCGTCGTAGCGCGCGTCGGCAACGGCGTGCGAGATGCGCTCCCCCAGATACTCGATGACGCGCTCGCCCTTCTTTATGTCGCGGGTGGCGAAGGCGCCGCGCCCGGCGATGGCGGAGCGGCGGATCTTGAACGGGACGGCGTCGGGCTGCGAACGAGGCGGCATGGAGTGGGGGCGGAAGGATGGTGCAAGCTAATCGCCCGCAAAGACTGGACCAACGAGGGCACAGGCTGGCGTGAGCCGCCGGCTTCGTGCATCGTGCTCCCATGCCTCAATCCAGCGTGAATCCCGCCACCGGCGACATCCTCGCCGCGATTGCCGACCATACTGACGCCGACGTCGAACGCCTCGTGGCGCGCGCGGCGGCCGCCGCCCGCAACTGGCGCGCCACCTCGCACGCCGAGCGGTCGGCGATGCTGCGCCGCCTCGCCGACCTGCTCGACGGCGAACGCGAGGCGCTGGCGCGCCTCGCGACGCTCGAGATGGGAAAGCCCATCGTCGCCTCGCGCCAGGAAGTGGCCAAGTGCGCCCTCCTCTGCCGCTACTACGCCGACGAGGCGCCGGCGATGCTCGCGCCCGAGCGCGTGCGCCGCGACGGCGTGGAGGACGGCGCCGTGCACTTCCTCCCGCTTGGCGTGCTGCTCGCCATCATGCCGTGGAATTTCCCCTACTGGCAGGCCATCCGCGCCGCGGCGCCCGCGCTCGCCGCCGGCAACGTGGTGATGCTCAAGCACGCGTCGAACGTGCCGCAGTGCGCGCTGGCCATTGAACGGTTGTGTGTGGCGGCGGGCGCCCGCGACGGCGCCTTCACGACCCTGCTGATCAACGGCGCGCGCGCCGGCGCGTTGATCGACGATCCCCGCATCGCGGCCGTGACGCTCACCGGTTCCGAAGCCGCCGGACGCGATGTGGGTGCGCGCGCCGGCCGAGCCGTGAAACCGTGCGTGCTCGAACTCGGCGGGAGCGACCCGTTCGTCGTGCTGCCCAGTGCCGACCTGGCCGCGGCGGCCGAAACCGCCGCGCGCGCCCGCTGCATCAACAATGGCCAGTCGTGCATCGCGGCCAAGCGCTTCATCGTCCACACCGACATCTTCGACGCGTTCGCCGAACGGTTCGTCGCCGCGATGCGGGCGCTGGCGATGGGCGATCCGCTGCTCGACGGCACCGAGATGGGTCCGCTCGCCACGGCGTCCATCCGCGCCGAGGTGGTCGATCAGGTGCGACGCACCGTTGCCGCCGGCGCGCGCGTCCTCTGCGGCGGCGAGGTGCCCTCGGGTCAGGGGCACTTCTACCCGCCCACCGTGCTCGCCGACGTGCCGCTCGACTCCGCCGCGGCGCGCGAGGAAGTGTTCGGCCCGGTCGCGCCGCTCTTCCGGGTCGCCAGCGCCGATGACGCGCTGGCGCTGGCCAACGACTCGGCCTTCGGGCTGGGCGCGTCGGTCTGGACGCGCGATCCCGCCGAGGCGCGTCGCTTCGCCGCGGGTATCGAGGCCGGATCGGTCTTCATCAACGCGATGGTGGCCAGCGATCCGCGTTTCCCGTTCGGCGGCGTCAAGGCGAGCGGCGTCGGGCGCGAACTGGCCCGCGAGGGGTTGCGCGCCTTCGTGAACGTGAAGACGGTGCGCGGCGCGCCCTAGCGCCGCCGCGCGCCTACCGCGGCCGCAGGAAGAAGCGCCGCGTCGCCTTCCACCAGCGCGACCAGCGCGTGGCGCGCCGTTCCTGCCGCGCCAGCTCGCGCGTGAGGGCGCGCCACTCCCTCCGCATTTCCGACGCGTCGCGGAAGCGGCGCTCGGGCTCGGGCGAGAGCGCCGTCGCCAGCCAATCCGCGAGTTCCCGTGGAAAGGCGCTCAGGTCAACCTTGCCGGCCAGCTGCTGTGCGAGAATGGCGCGCGCGTCGCCGCCGCCGAACGGCAGCTTGCCAGTGAGCGCAAAGACCACGATGCCCGCCACCGCGAACAAATCGGCCGCCACGCCCTGCGCCTCGCCCAGCAGCTGCTCGGGCGCGGCGAAGGCCGGCGTCCCCGACGCGCCCATCTTGTCGTCGCCGAGGGCGTTGGCGATGCCGAAATCCGACAGCCGCCACCGGCGGTAGCGATCGATGAGGATGTTCTCGGGCTTGATGTCGCGATGGATGATGCCGTTGGCGTGGGCCTGGCCCAGTCCGTCGAGGATGGCGTCCACCTGCGGCGCGATCTCCTGCAGCCCGCGCGGTCCCTGGCGTGCCACCAGGTCGGCCACCGAGCCTTCCTCCTGCACTTCCATGATGTACCACGACACATCGCCCTTCGAGTCCCACGCATAGATGGGCACGATGGCCGGATGCTTGAGCTGCGCCGCCAGCCGCGCCTCGCGGCGGAAGCGCGCGACCGCGTCCTCGTTTCGCGCGATGTTGGGGTGGAGCATCTTGAGCGCGACTTCGCGCTCGAGCGACAGGTCGCGCACGCGCCACACCGAACCGAACTGGCCCGTGCCGAGCGACGCGAGCACTTCATAGTCGTCGCCCGTCGCCCAGCGCAGGCGGTCTTCCTCCGACACGGCCCGGTATTCGCCCGACGACTGGTCCACTCCGACGAGCAAGGGCGTGCCCGTTCCCGAGATGCGCTCGATCTGCCGCAGCAGCGCGGCGAGGTTGAAGAACCGGTCGCCCGGCTCGGGCGCGAGCGAGCGGTCAATCAACTCGGCCACGCTGGCCGGCACGTCGGGACGCACGAAGCGAATCGGCGGCACGCCATCGCGCGGCGGCAGTTCCCCCGTGAGAATCGCGAAGCAGACCGCGCCCAGCTGCCACTGGTCGCTGGCCGGCGTCGGGCGCCAAGGCCCGCTGGCGAGTTCCTGCGGCAGCGGGACCCAGCGGGCATCAGGGCGCAGGCCGGCCGGCGTCTCCTCGGGAGTCACGGCCCACTGCCAACCCAGCAGGTAGAGCCGCCCCGCCGGCGTCGTGTAGATATTGTCGGGCGACACGGCCCCGTGCGGCGTGCCCGAGTCGTGCAGGTACGCGAGCGCCGAGCCCACGCCGCGCAGCACGCGCAGCATGTACGGCACCGTCTCCGTGCCAATGCGCCGCAGCCGGGCGCCCACCGTCTCGCCCGCCACCCAGCGGCGCAGATAGCCCGGACCGCGGCGGCTCTCACGATACCGGCGCCAGAAATGGTATGCCGTCGGGATGTTCGGGTGATTGCGATGCGCGAGCTGCCGCGCCTCCGCGAACAGCCAGCTCTCGTGCGCGGGATCGGGCGCCGTCACGAGCGCGAGCGGCCGGTCGAAGGCGTCGATCACCTGCATCGCGTGCCGGTACGGCGTGGCCACCCCTTCGTCGCCCCAGCGCCAGCCGGGCGGCAGCTCCCAGCGATCGAGGTGCAGCGGGATGTCCTTGGATCGCTTCTGCGGCGGCGTGGAGGCGAAGACGTTCATGGCTTCGTGAAATGTGTCAGACCGCACTACGCCCGACCAGCCGAATGGTGACGACGGTTCCTTCGCCGGCACCGCTGGCCACGTCGATCCCCCCGCCCCACCCTTCGATCAGCCGCCGGCTGATGGCGAGGCCCAGCCCGCTTCCGCTGGTGCGCGTCGAGAAGTGCGGCTCGAAGATCCGCGGCAGCACATCCGCCGCAATGCCGTGCCCGTCGTCGCGCACCACGATGCGCACGGCACTCTCGCCCTTGCCCAGCGAGACGCGCACCTGGCGCGCCCCCGCGTGACGCGCATTCTCGAGCACATTGAGCAGCGCCTCGCGCAGCTCGGGCTCGCGCGCGAACGCCATGACCGAGCTGGCTGCCCCGTCCATGTGCCATTCGACGCCGCCAACGCCGAGCTGTTCCAGTCGCACCACATCGGCCACGATGGCGGCCACGTCCACGGCATCCGGCGGCGCCTGCTCTTCGGGAAGCATCCCGTAGCGGCTGAACGCACGGGCGATCTCATCGAGCCGGTCGATCTCGGCGAGTATCCGCTCGACGTTGTCGTCGAGCACTTCGTCAAAATCCACCCGCGCGTCGCGCCGTGCGCGCCGCAGATGCTGCATGCCGAGCCGCATCGGCGTCAGCGGGTTCTTGATCTCGTGCGCCACCTGGCGCGCCATCTCGCCCCAGGCGAGGACGCGCTGCGCGCGCGCCAGTTCGCTGAGGTCGTCGAGCGTGATCACCGCGCCGCGCGCGCCGCGCAGCAGGCGCGTCAGGCGCACGTGCAGCTGCACGCCGCCGTGGCGTTCGATGTCGAATTCCTCCTGCTCCGCGACGCCGGAGAGGAACCG contains:
- a CDS encoding ion channel, whose protein sequence is MNFAAIPTPKGPEEQGDLGFGAVVSTASRKRLLNQDGSFNVRRVGLPWTEVVSLYHSALTLTWPAFFGWVVLIYLGINLVFAVLYLLCGSSAIVGPDIASMGGAFGRAFFFSVETFATIGYGNISPHGLAPHLVMTVEALVGVLAQALITGLFFARFARPTAQITFSRHAVIAPFRDGKALMIRMANRRKNELIELKASLSFSFLDSSSGVAMRRYRPLTLDRGEVTFFPLAWTIVHPITPASPLWGLDAAALQEKDAEILLLLSGTDDTFATTVHARTSYKPHELRWDAKFTNIFNPPDAAGVMSLDISRLDEVQPVA
- a CDS encoding DUF5916 domain-containing protein codes for the protein MLPTILAVLASLTALQLPPADSTLVHHGRRGEVAVAPPRIEATITVDGVLDEPAWSRAARLTGFSQFSPKDGIAALDSTEVLVWYSPTAMHFGIRAFEAHGEVRATLAERDRIDSDDYVQLLIGTFNDGRQATVLMVNPLGVQADGVLKEAGQLATSSFMNRVQSRESVDFSPDFVFQSKGRLTSWGYEVEVRVPFKSLRYQSAASQAWGLNVTRVVQHAGSEDSWAPAQRAGASFLAQSGRLTGLTGMRRGLVLDLTPEVTDRVNGRPSDADGRWTYRGNDPDVGANVRWGITNNLTLNGAVNPDFSQVEADEGQFVYDPRQALSYPEKRPFFLDGIEQLRAPNGLVYTRRVVQPVAAMKLTGKVGATNLGYLSALDDRAASTTGRDRPLFNILRLTRDLGAQGRAGVLYTDRVDGGNSNRVLDVDVNVVRGRIYSASLQAAGSRTERDGRTVSAPLWDLRTSRNGRAFGWTTSLTGLHPDFRTESGFLRRVGQTHLSIHPRYTHFRPAGGWLETVTPNMQIGGVWFYDRFLERGDARDKQLHFNLDANMRGGWNVGLSWLLESFGYDPRYYGALYRIAAPRPGGGIDTLPFTGTPRLPNRDYAVRVASPQFRWLQFNTLLLWGQDENFYEWASADIVFVQVGAELRASEQLRLSATYQMQEYDRKHGGGAVGLFRNPRLKLEYQATRALSARVIGEYVSEAMLDLRDEGRTGYPLLRRSAGGWASAGAYRSNAFRVDWLVLYQPQPGTVFYVGYGARMTEPEPMRFEHLVRRDDAFFLKASYLFRR
- a CDS encoding SET domain-containing protein-lysine N-methyltransferase, producing MPPRSQPDAVPFKIRRSAIAGRGAFATRDIKKGERVIEYLGERISHAVADARYDDATMTRHHTFLFSVSRQTVIDASVGGNDARFINHSCTPNCEAVITRGRVFICAIRPISKGAELFYDYAYERDGTETAADEARYACFCGTKHCRGTILAARKPKRRKPHHVAARHTDKHADG
- a CDS encoding serine/threonine-protein kinase; the protein is MNVFASTPPQKRSKDIPLHLDRWELPPGWRWGDEGVATPYRHAMQVIDAFDRPLALVTAPDPAHESWLFAEARQLAHRNHPNIPTAYHFWRRYRESRRGPGYLRRWVAGETVGARLRRIGTETVPYMLRVLRGVGSALAYLHDSGTPHGAVSPDNIYTTPAGRLYLLGWQWAVTPEETPAGLRPDARWVPLPQELASGPWRPTPASDQWQLGAVCFAILTGELPPRDGVPPIRFVRPDVPASVAELIDRSLAPEPGDRFFNLAALLRQIERISGTGTPLLVGVDQSSGEYRAVSEEDRLRWATGDDYEVLASLGTGQFGSVWRVRDLSLEREVALKMLHPNIARNEDAVARFRREARLAAQLKHPAIVPIYAWDSKGDVSWYIMEVQEEGSVADLVARQGPRGLQEIAPQVDAILDGLGQAHANGIIHRDIKPENILIDRYRRWRLSDFGIANALGDDKMGASGTPAFAAPEQLLGEAQGVAADLFAVAGIVVFALTGKLPFGGGDARAILAQQLAGKVDLSAFPRELADWLATALSPEPERRFRDASEMRREWRALTRELARQERRATRWSRWWKATRRFFLRPR
- a CDS encoding aldehyde dehydrogenase family protein translates to MPQSSVNPATGDILAAIADHTDADVERLVARAAAAARNWRATSHAERSAMLRRLADLLDGEREALARLATLEMGKPIVASRQEVAKCALLCRYYADEAPAMLAPERVRRDGVEDGAVHFLPLGVLLAIMPWNFPYWQAIRAAAPALAAGNVVMLKHASNVPQCALAIERLCVAAGARDGAFTTLLINGARAGALIDDPRIAAVTLTGSEAAGRDVGARAGRAVKPCVLELGGSDPFVVLPSADLAAAAETAARARCINNGQSCIAAKRFIVHTDIFDAFAERFVAAMRALAMGDPLLDGTEMGPLATASIRAEVVDQVRRTVAAGARVLCGGEVPSGQGHFYPPTVLADVPLDSAAAREEVFGPVAPLFRVASADDALALANDSAFGLGASVWTRDPAEARRFAAGIEAGSVFINAMVASDPRFPFGGVKASGVGRELAREGLRAFVNVKTVRGAP